DNA sequence from the Oryza brachyantha chromosome 5, ObraRS2, whole genome shotgun sequence genome:
CCTTGGCAAATCTCTAGGCTCTAGCACAATATACCACTGCAGCAAGTAGACCTTAATTAAAGACCAGTTAAAATTTGCAACAAAAACCTGCAAAACTAGATTGCTGGTCAGTTACATGATCCAGATTTCTGTCTTTCCGCACTTGTTGTGTTGTGTGTGCGGCATGCAGTTACTAGTTGCAGAAAGTGTGGAAGTTTGCATGCCTAGATctttaaaactaaacatgtTTGCATCGGTCAAAATAGAGTCCCCGAGTTGTAATTCTGACAGAACCTTGCTTTCACCATGGGCGCAACAAATCAACGCGATTGGAGGACTTCGTTAAGACGTTAATAATCAGATTCTGGGAGGAGGACTTACCGTCTGCGGATCGATCCACCGAATCAGGCTGCGCCGACGCAGGCGAGGGTTCCCGGTCGAGGACACCAGGTAGGTAGGACGGAAGGAACAGGAACTCCCGCTCGTACTGGCAGCAATTCCCAAATCCCCTCCCATGCTCTCCCACTCCCATTGacacgacgccgacgcggccgtgcgcgacgccgccgcaccccctcgccggcgcctggAACGAAGTACCGTTGCTGAAGTGGTCCCACCAGGATGGCTTTTTttagagagagtgagagaagGCCCAGGATAGCAAATAGCAAGGGCTCGAGTCGACAATATTGGCAGGGCACGGCCCACAGAGGCGGCCATGCTGCTTGACTCGGCCCAAACATCCTAGTTCGTGATGGGCTAGGTTTAGCTGGCAATGGTGACCCAATTTCGTCATGGTCTATGGCTGCTTTCTTTCCCAACGCATTTTTTTCGCATTTTGCCTGGCACGCACGTTTTTTTAAAACggctaaacaatattttcttttctaaaaaattataatttcagtTTTGTATGAGCTAATTACATTTACAACAGTAAATAGTTATCCTAAAAAACGGAAGAAATACTTCAATAAACcaaatatgtgaaaatatcCCAATATTCTCACCCGTTCTTTTATAACGCTTTAATTTATCTGCCAAGTTGGATCTACGCACGTTGTTTTGTTTATGGTTACTAAATTGACTTGTAGGGTCCGGAAAACTATCTAACCATATTTGTTCATGCATTTTTGTCTCAGAAACGGGAGCAGAACCGCCGGTCAGGAAAACAAAATCGGTTATACGGTATTTCAAAAACGATTCATTTCGATCGGGAACATGGCGATAACGATCGGGAATCGATATTTCAAAACGGGAATAACAAACCATATAACCACTTCAAATATTCACAACAAAATTAGTATGAATATGATACTAGCATAATACATAAAACAATTGATAAGAACATACTGATCAACGCATACTCATAAGAATATAAGAACACGGtagaattcaaaataaaaatgtccACGGGAATTATCCCATGAAAATACGAGAACCGTGAAAACGGTCGGGAAAACACCTCAACCGTTTTCGCCGGCTTTTCCTACTTTTTTCTCGATGTCCTGTTTTTCCCATCAAAACGATATTCGGACGAGAAAATGCTATATTCGGGCGAAAAAATCGATACACGGTGCCGGTCGGGACGGAAGTTTTCAACCCTATTGACTTGCCTACGATGAATAACAGAAAATCTAAACGAATGTTATtaacaaacacttaattataaaaaatatcatcatcgAAGTGTATGtctataaaaaagaaatgtcatcgttAGGTTACGTCGGTATTTCTCTCCAAAAATAAgtaatgacatttcttagataaaTTTGTTCTAAGATAAATTCGTTCTAACGGTAGCATTTTCTATAACTTACGCTCATCAATggtaatttttagatttaaatgtttgtcaatgatattttttagattatcccaatgaataaatatagaaatgagCTGGACAAAACAGAACGGTATGTTTACGAAATAAAAACgaattatataaatagaacttttatatatgttttttacttatttaaagacagaaaaaataaactaagataaaaaaaataaattttgatttataagtataaaaaaagaaaaggataaaaGACTGGTTATGTTTTCCTCTTACTATTCGCCAGTATCTCTGATGGGAGGAACGGCGACGAGAAATCCATTCCCTTTTATCAAACAAACGCATAAGTTTGGCCGGCGACGAGAGGACAAACAGAGTACATCAAGAACGCTCCAGATTGTCACAGAAAAGCCAAACTGGGAGACCATTGAGACGGGGCCGTCCAGCATTAAATCCTGCGATGGTTTTCCTCTAGGGAAGAGCAAGAGCCATGGTGCTCTCAGCCATGTGAccactcgatcgatcgccacAAGGCCGCACCGGCTTCCCAGCCATGGAAATCTAAACGATTCACTCCCGGAGACAACAGAAACGGAAAAAAGCGAAAGAGAAGCAGCTGAGAAATCAAGGATGGCTAGAGACTAGAGGGTTCGTCTCAGATTCGTCtggctcccgccgccgcgcgcgcggatGTGCCCGTGGTCGCGGGACGACGAGTCGACTACGACCTATCCGTGAGAAGatttgcggcggcggcggctgcggcgaggGAGAGCGAGGGTTCAGCGCTTTCTTATAGGAAAGAGGTGAGCTGATTAGGGCAACTAGCGTCGGTACTGGGCCGCAACGGATGAAGAGAGCTTTTTAATCAGGGCCGTCTGTTTCATGCTTCATGGATCTCtcagagcaagtataatagcaggctataaaccagctaaATACTAAGGTGGAGAAGAGAAgggatgagagagaggggaagcagactataagcttatagccagctctgACACGAGAAGCAAAAAACtatgtgagagagacaagtaggacatatattaattataaacagctaactactactactatatagGTGTACAAAGAGAAGGCTATAAGAATTCTTGTAGCTAAcaagttggctatattattagtcttgctctcAGCACATATACATCTCAAAATCTGTATTCTGTTTTCCTCTATATAAACTTatccatattttcttttgttgttttttaagaGAGCAAAATTAGATGCACGCGCGCAGCACAGCACATATGCATGTCACCGCACAAGCTTATAAAATGACTCTGTTAGCTTTCTACAAACATATTAGTGTTACGATAATCAGATTCTCATATCAATGTCAGTATCTCCTATCATCTTAAAGTCGCCTTCCTTAGAAGAGATCAGGCCACCTTGAATCTTTGCGTCAAACATGACAATCTTCTCAGGTCCTCGGTGTCCCCACCCCCATCCCCTTGAAGACGAGGGTTGACCGCCATGACTGCAAACCAAGCAAGTCCCCAGACCTAGGGGTTGCCTTCCCCCTCGGAGGGTGGGGCCACTCGAACCTTATTCTGTATAACAAGTAAGTCCTCCTACAACCTAGACACACCCCTTTGAGAGAAAACGGGTTGCTTCGACCACCCCCCACCTAGAACAAGCTAGTAGGGGCATGTTGCATCCACCATATTCAATGCATACACTTATCACATTTAAAGCACGAGCATCATGTTACAAATATGGTGTTTAGTAAACTTTTTTCTCACacaaatgtattaaaaataagtgaCACAATCGTGTCATCTCCTTTTGACGCCGTGTAAAAGGAGGCACCCCTATCATGCCCCATCAACAGCATCGTGCGATAACTCTCTTTTATGATGGACAATCGACAGCTGCATAGCCCCCCTGGGCCTTTCCCACATTATTTAGGCCTTTGCAGCCATCCCCTCCAAGGCTCGGTGGAACCCCTTGAGATTATAAAAGTAAGGTCATCTATGGAGGAAAAGAAATAGAGATGGAGACAAAGAGACATGTGAGAATTCTAGCTAGAGCTCCCTCCTACCTGTATTAcactaaaaatcatataaacaCCACAGGAGTAGAGCGATACGCCTTTGGGCAGCGTAGATCTATATAATCGCCTTGTCCATAGGATTTATTCCACAcattctccttctccttcatcACCACGCCATTGGATCTACAACCCATGGCTTCCCCATGCTCCCTGGACCGAACACAAAATGGAATCCACCAAATTTACCCTCTAACACCGCATATGTACTTTCtaccagaatttttttttctgtaggGTGCCCAATTCGCGCAAAAATACTGGATGTCCAATCCACACAGAAATATCATAATATCGTGTGccatttctttctttgctACTATATGTTTGCATGACTTTGTGCTACCGCTGTCTATTACGAGCtactaaatattttcatggtgatctctcttatctcttatgtaataactatttaataaacTCTCAACGGTTTTTCTTCTAAACTATTTATCTAATCTACAATTTGATTGCactattatatttgttataattaaatatttacaacAATGTCtcacatgttttattttaaataaaacaatatatatgttccaaCCATTGAGATTCAGTGTTTCATAtgtaagaaaacaaatattttaaccATTAAGATTCGATGCTTCATGTGTGAGAAACTAATGTTTCAACACAAATTCAACTATGTGGcacattaagttttttttgttacgacgtttatttttaaaatgtcgCCTGGTGTGTTATTTGAATCATAAGTATGTCATATTATCTCACCGGTTTTTGTGTTGCAAGTTGcaatgtatattgttaaaATGTTGCACATGttgttattttaaatgtttcaaTAAGCACTTTACCATGTTTCTCCAGTTGACTTGCTAATGTTGCACGTAGTGTTGTTTGGatgtttcatgttttattttataatatttcaaTGGTTACGATTTGATGTTTCACatgtaatataaaaatgtttgaatTAAGATCTTCTGATATCTTATCCTATATAATcatgtgagatttttttataaagatcTAATTGTGTTGAATACAACGGCATAATCGGATCATTGAttagataaatatttacaaaaaaatacttcaaacTTAAGCGAATTATTTGCACACAACTATACAGTTTCGACTGCAATGAGACCAGGAAGAACATctgatattttgatattttgctTTGTGTCGGGCAGGGGTGGAAGCGAGCCAAGTCAAGCCAGGCTCGGCTCGATACTCCCACCGAGCTAGACACTAGGCTCAGCTCGTGCACAGgcttgagctggctcgtgagctcggTAGGTTGCGGCGGCCAAGGCGTAAGTGGCGAGGCGACGGCGTAAGCGCAACATAGGTGGCGGCACGGCATCTCCCGGCTCTGGCTCGCGTAAGGTAGAGGGTGGGGATGGCGTCATCGTTGGCATACAGTCGCACTCGTAGAGTCGGATGGGGCGGTGTCAACGTACCGCGTACGAGAGAAGGACAGTCACGAGTCATGGGAGTCAACCCTAATTAGAAGTAATGGGTCATATCGATGGGCTTTGTTGGGTTTGGGCTAGAAATTGATCTATTCCACCGAGCCTACTAAGCTCGTGAGTTGttctcgagctggctcgggcTCGGCTTGGTTCATCAACGAGCTAAAACTCAGTCTCGGACTCGGCTCGTTTAGGATTCGAGCCGATTTTGCCAAGCTTGATCCGAGCTCATGAGCCCGAGCTATTTGCCCGGCCCTAGTGCTGGGGACAGGGTTACCGAAACCGTGGTTACCGCGGCGGTAACCGCGCCCTCTGCGGAGGCACGGTTTCGGTAAGTcgcggtaaccgagtttaaatttgaggagaatttaaaaaatttgagaaaatttaataaaaaaatatgtgttgtatatcttgatatatagtgtagttttgtcaaagaaattaataaaaaattatgcccagcgtaattaaaaatcataaacgagtatttcgggaaacaaaattaaaaaatagcctattgcataatatttaataggaagatggtcaagaaaattttgtgtttagtcattattatttacactagatactagggtacataatgttgaaatacaaataaacGACGATGGAATAcggaaaatatgtatagagaaaaattatacgtgcatcttagtacacataatagttttattcgtaataatggatagtaggtatagttgtgacgcaacaatcaaaatgaagttattgatgtaaattatttggtgaagggtgatatgaaggtgtatgtttgtatgttgtaatatcaagaatttagaaaatgtcatgtgaaacttttcttgttttccctataacatgtcctatttttcctatgttataaatatagtcacaaaatattttcctatttttcatgtatttttttagactttttaaagttttttttgcatttgacatcacatccGCGGTCTCCTTGCACTAACCGCGGTTTCGGCTATAAAAACCATGCGGGAAGCTGCGTTAACTGCCgttctcatgtgttgttcCAACAAGTAGTTATCGCGGCAAACCGCATGGTAAGCCGCGAAAACCGCgtgagtttaaattcaaattttttggattcaaattcatcacggTTTTTGCGGTTACCATGCGGTATCCGCGGAAGCGCGGTTTTGGCAGCTTGCGCGGTAAGGGAACCCTGGTTGGGGAGCCTGACCTATAGTTTTATcctttttatcatatatttattctgTATAATTGAGTTTATAACAGTtccatggttttttttataaatattgattCTTTCCCTTGAATGTTACCgagtttatcatttttttgcaGTACGCTATTGTAGACATTACTAATTTTCTTGccttaaaatattatttatgtgataCGTGCTACATAGCGCActtttgtgttgttttttttatgtaaatcaCATTTCTTATgcgaaacaaatattttttatctattatattttgtataagtGATTTCTCTCACATATACCACTATTTTTGCTTTAAAATCAACctatatgaaagaaatcttaaaGCATATACACCCAATTCTATTGTGTAATAAGccacaaaaaaattcataccTTTTTTGTAACTTCTAATACTATAAATCGCACCCCTACTTACTTTaacatattttgtaatttagcCCAACATATCGTACAAATCAATTCATAAATTCAATGACACAGTGTAGAAATTGACAATATGAATAACAATAAATCTTACAACGATTAAACTGGTGTATCAGTGGCATAGCCTAAGTTCTGTCTAGAGCGTGAGATCCTCTGCTATCGCCAAATCGCTAAGAACTTTGTGCAAGCATCGGAAAAACATCGATGCAGAATAGCAAGAAGATGAACGAATCCTTCATTCAAGAATGGTTCTTCAAAATTTTCCTTCGAGAATCCTACGAATGTTGAGGTTTTCGCCCTCTCAACTCGACACCAATGGTGGTGCCGTCGCAGCACCGGCGTCATCAGGCAGCACTGCATCGTCGtgcaccgccggcgccgcccgatCGACCATGATCACCACGGAGCTGCGCTCTATACGCCTCACTCGAGCCGTCGTGGCAGTGGCAGGTGGTGGTCGGACACCAGCCCCGGTGCGGAGCACGTCCTGATCGGCCGGTGCTGCGCGGGGGCGCCGGTGGGGAGGGACAGCTCGAGCACCTCTTGGCACCCGCCGCACCGTATCCTGCTGGGCcacgtcgtcctcgtccttctcctcctccgcggcggcggcggcggcgttcgcaGGAGCTCCGAGCACTTTCCGCAGATCACGAacggcgcgccgccgaggaCTGGGCGGCAGGGGTCCCGGCCCTCCTGCGCGGGCGCCGCCGGacgctcgacgccgccgccgccgcggccgctggACGACGTCGACGTGGAGGCGGTCTCCTCCAGCGGGAGCGCCCGCTCCAGCTGCGACTCCAGCCGGCGGAAGAGCCGCGAGTCGCGCCGCGTCACGGCCCTAACGGCGGaggcgtcgccgctcgccggccgcggctGCTCGATGGTGATGATCAGGCTTCGGAGGTTGTCCAGCGCGTGGAGCAGCTCCTTGTGGAACGCCGGGTCCATcaggcgcgccgccgcggtggcgccTGGCTCATCGGGGCGTCCACCACCAGACCCCCCGACCTCCTGCGAGctcatcggcgacggcgacggcgactgccAGCTCTGCCCATCCTGCGCGTTCCTTGGCGTGTAGAACGCCTCCTCGCTTCGCTCCGAATCCGTCGTGGTCGACGTCCAGTCCGAAGAGCTCGACGGCCGCCTCGTCCGCCTCGACGACGGCAGCCGGACCTCATCGACGACGCGCCTGTCCGACCCGACGTCCTCCGGCTCGTCGGAGAACACCGACGCGGAGTCGGCGGAGAGGATCTCCAGCCTGCTCAGCGCCTGCTCCGTCTCGTCCGTCGGCTCCGGGTTCTTGCCTGCGGAGACACCAAAAACACCAAGAACCGCACCCATCAGAGCCTCCGCGCGTAAGATCCATGGCAAAAAAGCAGAGCACAGATCGATCCATTCCCATGGCCCCTCCCGGTGGCTCACCTCGGATTGGAGTGCGGCATCTGCTGCAGTAGAAGATGACGGCCTTGGGGTTCTGGTAGACCATGGCGCGGCAGTACGGGCACCGCCCGAACCGCATTTTCACCTCCCCCGActgcatcgccgccggcgacagcgacagcgacggcgagctcgtcGCAGTGCACCTGAGCATCGATCAGACTCCTGGTCAGGGACAGGGAAGAAAGCCTTGTGATGATCACTCGAACAAACTCTGCGCGCGCGCGTTGCTCCACAGCAATCAATCCTTCCCTCCAAATCAATGCGTACTTTGGTCCAGGGTCAGCTCAATCAATTTCATGTCACTAACACAGCGTAACTGCTAAATTGCGACTCATCATCAAGACATCAACCGATTTTGCGGTGGAGTTGACTGCTTCAGCTTATCGATCTCCATACGAAAAAGAAGACTCATTGACCGCTAATGGAGATGGAAAATGGTGAAGAAATACTTAGTAATACGGTCTACGGTGACAGTGGCAGCCAGTATACCATACATACATGTCAGGTAACTCTTTATCAGCTTGTGGATTGAGAGTTCAGGATGGTTTCTTGCACAGACTAATTGCAGAGCAACATGGAGATTAGGAGAGCATGGCACTACCAATCTATCATCAAATCAGAATATACCAAAAGATgaaatcaaagaaaagaaCAGGCAAACTCTCAGTAAACCCCTGAACAAAACTGAATCTCACCTGTCCGTCAGAATCTTCAGAACCCCTCCAGCTCTTCAGCTCGGTTCTCTGACACGAGACAGCCGAATCGAACCATGGAAGAAAGCAGAAACGGGAgtaggaggaagaggaggaagtaGAAGGAGAAAGAGTCCTCCTTTCTTCTTCGGTTTCTTGAGCCAGCCAAGTCACAGCGTGCACTccattttctctaaaaaaaaaaccgcgTACCCTCCAAGGAAATATTTTAGTACGGATCATTAGCAGAAGAGGGCGGCGCTGGTCAATTACTGCTTAGAAGAAAATTGCGTTTTTTAATTGGTCAATTGCTTGTTCCGTTCCAGTCCACTGGATTTTCCATCGTGGTGCAAATGCTGTGTGTGCTTAGCTCTGAACCTTTTTACCTCGGACTGTGTAAACCAGGCTTGGTTAGGGTGTTTTAATTGGTGatttggtgtgtgtgtgtgttaaaCTGCAACCACTTCTACATCGATGACTTTTTAGGTAGAAGTCAACTCAATACTAATCACTAGGCAAGCATCTGGATGCCATGGTCTGTCAGACATAACATAAGCTGTTCACCATTTTGTTTTGATATAATCTTAAAAGTGAACTTTACACACTCTTTGCATAAACTTGCCAATATTGAGATAGTAGTGTTCTACTATGACATCTTCCCACAGAATAATCTTGAAAATGGTGTGCTAAAATGTGTACATTAGTATTTGAGCTTCAGTAATCAACTTTGACTAACTTAATTGTGGCCACCAATCAAAAGAAACACACAATATTTCTTCATTGCCTGCTGCAAGGCCCAGTTCCAACGGCCCAACccaaaagaaaacacataacaatattataaataataatagtaattGCATTATCTCACCTGGGGGATAACAAGCCTCCGACTGCCACGTGTCCGGTCTCGCAGCCTCAGCTCGTCGAGCTCGAGCTCTCTCTCCCTTGtttcgctgctgctgctgcggctgcggctccCTTGGGATGAGAGCCCCCTCCTCTCCATGGCCTCCTCGCTCCTGCCGCGCGCCACCTTCGCCACCACCAGGCACCTGGCCGCCCTCCACCCGCCAGGCAGCGCGGCCTGCAGGTCACACGCGCCGAGGCTGATCAggtgcggcgccgccgtcccggaCGACGAGCTCCTCCGCGCGCTCTACCTGGCGCAGGCGTccgacgccgcggcgccggtggcgggCGGGGACACGGGGAATGATGGCTGGGGGTCTCTTCTTGACGAGATCAGGGGCGCGCTGCAGGCGGCGGACTCGTCGTCcagcccggcggcgacgggtgTTGTCGTCCCGGACGAGCTCCTGAGCGTGCCGTCGGCTGTCGCGGACACGGGCGTCGTCGTGCCGGACGCGATCCTCGGCGCGGACCCGCCGTCGGCGAGCATGGcgcccggcggcggggcgggcgcgggcgcggacctCAACCCGGAGGAGCTGCTCGCGGCGCTGCACCTGGACGCGTCCAACCCGGTGGcacgcgcggcgggcggcgcgctGTCCCGCCTCGAGGAGCTGACTTCCGGCCTGTCGGAGACGCAGCGGTGGGCGGTGCTCGTGTTCTTGGCGGCGACGTGGCTGTACCTGACGGCGCGGCCGGGGGTGCTGAGCGGCGCCGTGGACGCGTACGTGCTGGCGCCGATGCAGCTGGCGCTGGACAGCGCGCTGGGGCGGCGGAGCCTGAAGATGAGCGACTTCGTGGTCGGGGAGCGCATCGGGGAGGGGTCGTTCGgggtggtgtactccggcgcGGTGGTGCCCAAGGgcgggccggcgccggcggcgagggtggggAAGGCGAAGACGAGGCTGGAGCTGGACGACAGGTTCAAGGAGAAGGTGATACTGAAGAAGATCAAGGTGGGGACGGCCGGAGCCAAGGAGTGCGGCGACTACGAGGAGTGGTTCAACTACCGggtggcgagggcggcgccggagtcGTGCGCCGAGTTCCTCGGCAGCTTCGTCGCCGACAAGACCAAGTCGGAGTTCATCAAGGGCGGCAAGTGGCTCGTCTGGAAATTCGAGGTAACGCCACTGCCATGAAACTACTCGATCAGCTTGTGCTCAAACGCTAGCTAGTGACAGTTACTTTACTGATTTGCTGTAATcaaagcataaaaaattaacaacattTTGAGGAATCACCGATCACCAAGTTTGTaatgtgcaaaaaaaaaatcagcatgTTCTTAAGACTATGGGTTGTTAAAAttgcaattttttataaccaaCTGAAACATAAAAAGGTCCGCAACAATTCGAGGGATCACCAAGTTTATACTGCATACTActatgcaaaaataaaaacgtaTGCTCTGAAACTATGGGAtaaaaagtttcaaattttaaaatgaaactGAAAATTGAGATTAGGGAGAtcaaaacagcaaaaatgaaaaattgatattaggGAGATCAAAACAATTTGAAACTGAAAATTGAGATAGGGGGgtcaaaaactgaaaattgaGATTAGGGAGAtcaaaacagcaaaaatgaaaaattgatattaggGGGATCAAAATAACTTGAAACTGAAAAAACTGGCCGATGCAGGTCTCGAACCTGCGACCTTCGCGTTATTAGCACGACGCTCTAACCAGCTGAGCTAATAGGCCATTTTGTTGTTGGTAAAAAGTGATTAGTATAAACGTATTAATTAGTGAGGTAATGGCGGGAATGCAGGGTGACCGGACGCTGGGCAACTACATGAGCGACCGCAACTTCCCCTTCAACCTGGAGGGGCTGATGTTCGGGCGGGCGGTGCAGGGGCTGGACTCCGGCAGCCGGGCGGCGCTGGTGGTGAAGCAGGTGATGCGGCAGCTCGTCACCTCCCTCAAGCGCATCCACGGCACCGGCATCGTCCACCGCGACATCAAGCCCTCCAACCTCGTCGTCACCCGCCGCGGCCAGGTCAAGCTCATCGActtcggcgccgccaccgacctCCGCATCGGCAAGAACTACGTCCCCGACCGCGCCCTCCTCGACCCCGACTACTGCCCCCCCGAGCTCTACGTCCTCCCCGAGGAGACCCCCCAGCCCCCCGCCGAGCCCATCGCCGCCATCCTCTCCCCCATCCTCTGGCAGGTAGCTCACCCattccttcctcttcttcttcttcctcggattccagccgccg
Encoded proteins:
- the LOC102701452 gene encoding uncharacterized protein LOC102701452 isoform X1; this encodes MLRCTATSSPSLSLSPAAMQSGEVKMRFGRCPYCRAMVYQNPKAVIFYCSRCRTPIRGKNPEPTDETEQALSRLEILSADSASVFSDEPEDVGSDRRVVDEVRLPSSRRTRRPSSSSDWTSTTTDSERSEEAFYTPRNAQDGQSWQSPSPSPMSSQEVGGSGGGRPDEPGATAAARLMDPAFHKELLHALDNLRSLIITIEQPRPASGDASAVRAVTRRDSRLFRRLESQLERALPLEETASTSTSSSGRGGGGVERPAAPAQEGRDPCRPVLGGAPFVICGKCSELLRTPPPPPRRRRRTRTTWPSRIRCGGCQEVLELSLPTGAPAQHRPIRTCSAPGLVSDHHLPLPRRLE
- the LOC102701452 gene encoding uncharacterized protein LOC102701452 isoform X2, with the translated sequence MQSGEVKMRFGRCPYCRAMVYQNPKAVIFYCSRCRTPIRGKNPEPTDETEQALSRLEILSADSASVFSDEPEDVGSDRRVVDEVRLPSSRRTRRPSSSSDWTSTTTDSERSEEAFYTPRNAQDGQSWQSPSPSPMSSQEVGGSGGGRPDEPGATAAARLMDPAFHKELLHALDNLRSLIITIEQPRPASGDASAVRAVTRRDSRLFRRLESQLERALPLEETASTSTSSSGRGGGGVERPAAPAQEGRDPCRPVLGGAPFVICGKCSELLRTPPPPPRRRRRTRTTWPSRIRCGGCQEVLELSLPTGAPAQHRPIRTCSAPGLVSDHHLPLPRRLE
- the LOC102700057 gene encoding serine/threonine-protein kinase STN8, chloroplastic, with protein sequence MASSLLPRATFATTRHLAALHPPGSAACRSHAPRLIRCGAAVPDDELLRALYLAQASDAAAPVAGGDTGNDGWGSLLDEIRGALQAADSSSSPAATGVVVPDELLSVPSAVADTGVVVPDAILGADPPSASMAPGGGAGAGADLNPEELLAALHLDASNPVARAAGGALSRLEELTSGLSETQRWAVLVFLAATWLYLTARPGVLSGAVDAYVLAPMQLALDSALGRRSLKMSDFVVGERIGEGSFGVVYSGAVVPKGGPAPAARVGKAKTRLELDDRFKEKVILKKIKVGTAGAKECGDYEEWFNYRVARAAPESCAEFLGSFVADKTKSEFIKGGKWLVWKFEGDRTLGNYMSDRNFPFNLEGLMFGRAVQGLDSGSRAALVVKQVMRQLVTSLKRIHGTGIVHRDIKPSNLVVTRRGQVKLIDFGAATDLRIGKNYVPDRALLDPDYCPPELYVLPEETPQPPAEPIAAILSPILWQLNSPDLFDMYSAGIVLMQMASPMLRSPSGLKNFNSELKAAGYDLNRWRETTRRRPDLQILDLDSGRGWDLATKLISQRGANKRGRLTAAAALRHPYFLLGGDQAAAVLSKLSLSK